The Arenicella xantha genome window below encodes:
- a CDS encoding M48 family metallopeptidase, whose translation MNFFEHQARARKQSRWIIIAFIVVTLLIVLAIDLIVMAVFAVQAPVADGVNYVSQGAFSQFTNPDAWIANSGILLISSGATAGLIGLASLGKIASLRSGGGKVARDMGATIVTADTRDPLRRRLYNVVEEISLASGAPVPEVYVMENEPGINAFAAGYTAADAAVAVTQGALEKLSRSELQGVIAHEFSHIFNGDMRINIRMMGIIFGITVIAIAGRKFLHATSFRRSSSRDNNAGAVVAIGLGLMVVGYIGLFFARWMKSALSRQREYLADASAVQFTRDPSSIAGALKKIAAYSHSSYLKGDAEEVSHMLFGSGYRQFMFATHPPLEKRIERIEKRFDPSEITALAAKLRSNEHREHEEATIAAQEQQRKAEKKKSGGIFDIENIISNIGNPDVERIAAAAMLTASISDGLSSAAHSLEWAPEVMLYCLLDNDQALRDQQLMIVIEKMGDISEQKLQHLLTAHGTVRADQRLPLLEICFPSLKRRPFTDVEKLLATVDLMASVDNRIDSFEYLLSRLIKQYMHEANIPSKTRLHGSKKLSSCVGELTTVVSVVAAHGQNSQSAAGLQAAQKAFRAGMAVADINHTNLSFTDNWHEEVDKAIDKLDNLTSKDKSTVVAVLVRTVLDDRKIITEEHEMLRVLCSLIHVPLPILNEVASV comes from the coding sequence ATGAATTTTTTCGAACATCAAGCGCGCGCACGTAAACAATCGCGTTGGATCATCATCGCGTTTATTGTCGTGACGTTGCTGATTGTGTTGGCGATAGACCTAATCGTTATGGCCGTTTTCGCCGTACAAGCGCCGGTGGCTGATGGTGTTAACTATGTGTCACAAGGTGCTTTTTCACAGTTTACCAATCCAGATGCATGGATCGCCAACTCAGGCATTCTATTAATAAGTAGTGGCGCGACAGCCGGACTCATCGGTCTTGCTAGTCTCGGCAAAATTGCCAGCTTACGCAGCGGTGGCGGCAAAGTCGCACGTGATATGGGCGCAACCATTGTCACAGCCGACACTCGCGATCCGCTTAGACGTCGTTTATACAACGTGGTAGAAGAGATTTCATTGGCTTCTGGTGCACCGGTTCCAGAAGTTTATGTGATGGAAAATGAACCCGGTATCAATGCGTTTGCGGCTGGATATACGGCGGCTGATGCTGCAGTAGCGGTTACTCAAGGTGCACTAGAAAAACTTAGTCGTAGTGAGCTACAAGGTGTTATCGCGCATGAGTTCAGCCATATCTTTAATGGAGATATGCGTATCAATATCCGCATGATGGGGATTATTTTTGGGATTACCGTAATCGCTATTGCTGGACGAAAGTTTTTACACGCTACTAGTTTTCGCCGCTCATCTTCACGTGATAATAATGCCGGTGCAGTAGTCGCAATCGGTTTAGGATTAATGGTCGTAGGCTACATTGGGCTGTTCTTCGCGCGGTGGATGAAATCGGCACTTTCTCGCCAACGCGAATACCTCGCTGATGCGTCTGCCGTTCAATTTACCCGAGACCCGAGCAGTATTGCTGGCGCGCTTAAAAAAATTGCGGCATACAGTCATTCGTCCTATTTGAAAGGTGATGCTGAAGAAGTCAGCCACATGTTGTTTGGAAGTGGCTATCGGCAGTTTATGTTTGCCACACATCCACCACTCGAAAAGCGCATCGAGCGTATCGAAAAGCGCTTCGACCCAAGTGAGATCACTGCTTTGGCCGCTAAGTTACGGAGTAACGAGCACCGCGAGCACGAAGAAGCTACCATTGCCGCACAAGAGCAACAGCGTAAAGCCGAAAAGAAGAAATCTGGTGGCATCTTCGATATAGAAAATATTATCAGCAATATTGGCAATCCTGATGTTGAACGAATCGCCGCTGCGGCGATGTTAACTGCTTCTATATCTGACGGCTTGTCGAGCGCGGCACACAGTCTGGAGTGGGCGCCAGAAGTAATGCTCTATTGCCTACTCGACAACGACCAAGCGTTACGCGATCAGCAGCTTATGATCGTAATTGAAAAAATGGGCGATATCAGTGAGCAAAAGCTACAACACTTGTTAACCGCGCATGGCACCGTACGCGCTGATCAACGTCTCCCGCTATTGGAAATTTGTTTTCCAAGCCTCAAACGTCGCCCTTTTACCGATGTTGAGAAGCTTTTGGCTACGGTCGACCTCATGGCATCGGTTGATAATCGAATTGATTCTTTCGAGTATTTATTGTCGCGCCTAATCAAACAATATATGCACGAGGCTAACATTCCGAGTAAGACACGATTGCACGGTTCTAAGAAATTATCATCTTGCGTTGGCGAACTAACTACGGTTGTTAGCGTGGTCGCTGCACATGGTCAAAATAGCCAGTCCGCGGCTGGCTTACAGGCGGCTCAAAAAGCTTTCCGAGCCGGTATGGCGGTAGCTGATATTAATCATACCAATTTAAGTTTCACAGACAATTGGCATGAGGAAGTTGATAAGGCCATAGATAAGCTTGATAACTTAACCTCTAAAGATAAGTCGACCGTGGTTGCGGTTTTGGTGCGAACTGTATTGGATGACCGCAAAATAATTACAGAAGAACACGAAATGTTGCGCGTGCTGTGTTCTTTAATTCATGTACCGTTGCCGATTTTAAACGAAGTCGCATCTGTTTAA
- a CDS encoding chorismate--pyruvate lyase family protein has product MSPHYTNLAKYPIWLRDTPNAVHRFEPRLQTLITDKGSLTAALIRLGRGAFRVRVLRQAIALPYFHEQRKLARPLSAAAMIREVELLVHDVPVVYARSIVPLTLVSQGRSGLANLGRTPLGHLLFKDGRIRVSKREFSTPELNTTVLAARRTPYDYQGSTILVSEFFLPAIYSFLT; this is encoded by the coding sequence ATGAGTCCACACTACACTAATTTGGCCAAATACCCGATTTGGCTACGTGATACGCCGAACGCGGTACATCGCTTCGAACCGCGCTTGCAAACTTTGATTACGGATAAGGGTTCACTTACCGCCGCACTCATTCGCTTAGGTCGAGGAGCCTTTCGGGTCAGAGTCTTGCGGCAAGCTATTGCCTTGCCGTATTTTCACGAACAAAGGAAACTCGCTAGGCCACTTTCAGCCGCCGCAATGATTCGCGAGGTAGAGTTGTTGGTGCATGATGTGCCGGTGGTTTATGCGCGCAGCATTGTGCCGTTAACGCTGGTCAGCCAAGGTAGAAGTGGCCTTGCTAATCTCGGCCGCACGCCGTTGGGGCATCTATTGTTTAAGGATGGACGAATACGAGTTTCCAAGCGCGAGTTCTCGACCCCAGAATTGAATACTACCGTGTTAGCAGCGAGGCGGACTCCTTATGACTATCAGGGATCGACCATTTTAGTGAGTGAATTCTTTCTACCAGCAATCTACTCTTTTCTGACTTGA